The following proteins are encoded in a genomic region of Candidatus Neomarinimicrobiota bacterium:
- a CDS encoding DUF2263 domain-containing protein yields the protein MPGRRLLSEDDYIDPRYNPKHPEMVRRRDVLQETLDRFANADLPNKYHLLAQTNLQRWFDTRDLSTDSQHVHVVSGDWGEVTHSMTKKYGKCFAVLNMANAFVPGGAYVEGTVAQEEYMFRRTDCHFHVNADEYDASLDRYVPEMTSLLSAEKGKVYLDSTHPRVCIRGPEKRSRPDLGYVWLADDEVFPFFELRASAQDLRDGSQFSESSMRQRIAAQLDTLMDQNINHVIFKAFGCGAFMNPADRVAKLYREEIHKRQRNFAVIAFAIYNAGYGSDNYTPFRQAFRDQLKLS from the coding sequence ATGCCAGGCCGACGACTACTATCTGAAGACGACTACATCGACCCACGTTACAATCCAAAACATCCTGAAATGGTGCGGCGTAGGGATGTGCTCCAGGAAACACTAGATCGCTTTGCAAACGCGGATCTACCGAATAAGTATCACCTGCTCGCACAGACAAATCTTCAGCGTTGGTTCGACACTCGGGATTTGAGCACAGATTCTCAGCATGTCCATGTAGTGAGCGGAGATTGGGGTGAAGTCACACATTCAATGACCAAAAAGTATGGCAAATGCTTCGCTGTATTAAACATGGCAAATGCTTTTGTTCCTGGAGGAGCATATGTAGAAGGTACTGTTGCCCAAGAAGAATATATGTTTCGTCGCACTGATTGCCATTTTCATGTCAACGCTGACGAGTACGATGCCAGCCTTGACCGATATGTTCCAGAAATGACTTCACTCTTGTCAGCGGAAAAAGGCAAGGTCTATCTTGATTCAACGCATCCACGAGTGTGTATTCGAGGACCGGAAAAGCGTTCTCGTCCCGATTTGGGATATGTATGGTTAGCAGACGATGAGGTTTTTCCATTCTTTGAACTTAGGGCCTCAGCACAGGATTTACGTGATGGCTCACAGTTCTCAGAATCAAGTATGCGACAACGTATCGCCGCCCAGTTAGATACTCTAATGGATCAAAATATAAATCATGTTATCTTTAAAGCTTTTGGTTGCGGAGCATTTATGAATCCTGCAGATCGCGTAGCGAAACTATATCGAGAAGAAATTCACAAAAGACAGCGTAATTTTGCCGTAATTGCGTTTGCTATCTACAATGCTGGATATGGATCTGATAACTACACACCATTCCGGCAGGCGTTTCGTGATCAATTGAAATTGAGCTAA
- a CDS encoding 4Fe-4S binding protein, which yields MILIKENRCDFCGTCVAVCPVDAIELREADISIIHETCIDCDICIWVCPIDVLSSDNKPEDKND from the coding sequence ATGATCCTTATAAAAGAAAACCGATGTGATTTTTGCGGCACTTGTGTGGCGGTCTGCCCCGTAGATGCTATCGAATTGCGCGAAGCTGATATCTCAATTATTCATGAGACCTGTATCGATTGTGATATCTGTATCTGGGTCTGCCCCATAGATGTTCTGAGTAGCGACAACAAGCCGGAGGATAAAAATGACTGA
- a CDS encoding NAD(P)/FAD-dependent oxidoreductase, which produces MTDYDVIVVGGGPAGSMAAHAAASKGLKTIMLEKDRDIGYPVRCGEAVSDEGLRQFMEPRPEWIAATISKIRMRSPNNTEIDFRSPGSGYILHRRIFDYALANRASQAGVEIQTRAYVDGLIIEDDVVCGVHYQYMGEPRSLRAKLVIAADGVESRVGRMAGIRSAIKLRDIESGYQVTVGNIDIDQEMIDFYVGSNWAPGGYLWVFPKGDRMANIGLGVNGTLSKDYNSHDLIHNFLKEQYPQATVLTSVCGGVPIAQTLKRITGNGIMLTGDAARMVNPVSGGGIVSGMHAGKIAGEVSAEALAAGDVSIKGLEEYPKRWRKAGGKNHEALHRISETIYDISDEQLDRIALRLSKTKEQDRTLLKIFTTVAREKPRILLDVTRAFAGL; this is translated from the coding sequence ATGACTGATTATGATGTGATCGTCGTTGGTGGTGGACCTGCCGGTTCCATGGCAGCTCATGCCGCTGCATCCAAGGGACTCAAAACCATTATGCTGGAGAAAGATCGGGATATTGGTTACCCGGTTAGATGTGGGGAGGCCGTCAGTGATGAGGGGTTGCGGCAGTTCATGGAGCCGCGGCCGGAATGGATCGCTGCCACGATTTCAAAAATCAGGATGCGTTCTCCGAATAATACCGAAATTGATTTCAGATCACCTGGCTCAGGCTATATCCTGCATCGGCGCATATTTGATTATGCTCTGGCCAATCGAGCCAGTCAGGCTGGTGTTGAGATCCAGACCAGAGCCTATGTTGATGGCTTGATCATTGAAGATGATGTTGTCTGTGGTGTTCATTACCAGTACATGGGCGAACCACGCAGTTTGAGGGCTAAACTGGTAATAGCAGCTGATGGTGTTGAATCTCGAGTTGGTCGAATGGCCGGAATTCGGTCCGCTATTAAGCTGAGGGATATAGAATCCGGTTACCAGGTCACTGTTGGCAACATTGATATCGATCAGGAAATGATTGATTTTTATGTTGGCAGTAATTGGGCTCCAGGTGGCTACCTCTGGGTATTTCCAAAAGGTGATCGCATGGCAAACATCGGGCTGGGAGTGAACGGAACTTTGTCAAAAGATTATAATTCCCACGATCTGATTCACAATTTCCTGAAAGAACAGTATCCCCAGGCCACCGTGTTGACCAGTGTTTGTGGAGGTGTACCCATTGCCCAGACCCTGAAGCGGATTACTGGAAATGGGATCATGTTGACCGGAGATGCAGCCCGCATGGTGAATCCAGTTTCTGGAGGAGGCATTGTATCCGGCATGCACGCCGGTAAGATTGCCGGTGAGGTTTCAGCAGAAGCACTTGCAGCAGGAGATGTCAGCATAAAAGGCCTCGAAGAATACCCAAAAAGATGGCGCAAAGCAGGCGGCAAGAACCACGAGGCGCTCCATCGTATCTCCGAGACCATCTATGACATATCAGATGAACAACTTGACAGGATCGCATTAAGGCTTTCAAAAACAAAGGAACAGGACCGCACATTGCTCAAGATATTTACTACCGTTGCCCGAGAAAAACCTAGAATCCTTTTAGATGTGACCCGGGCTTTTGCAGGGCTTTAG
- a CDS encoding helicase C-terminal domain-containing protein has protein sequence MSFAEYLQGIGLGTFVSFDLETTGLDPNKDYVIEFGAVKVVDGVPAERFQQFIKPPVRIPKFIQKLTGITDEMVQDAPTFEEIVDDLYDFLGDHPLVAHNIYFDHNFLNVKREDIDGIPLNNDLMDTLSLVRTMRYDMINHKLGTVAEFYGLSKEGAHRADYDADLVADILLILLSEMHRIPNEVLEVLVKVMDGTDLPNETLYRRMLDWTASGRNLGELEKYPRIPLPNKPNIRHHTTDGSYPDLEQIFSEDGLLSQHLESYEPRATQVALAQDIQTAMRNDEFLVAEAGTGVGKSLAYAIPAVLTRHELNEDEPVFISCNTKNLQDQLFHKEIPFIQEKLGLPLRALLLKGRNNYLCKTKWQRGLRDIAWRFNRREKEGLQTLVVWAHETLTGDIDEHNGFHTIGHALVWSKLNSEPGFCTTQVCAPNDFCYLGKLRQESAKADLVVVNHSLLLADAASDHGILPSYQRLIVDEAQLLEKTAYQFFASEFSYKSLRIQMDQLYYKGRSKSGLDIELKHLMVPLGDGQKQGITGYLDQLEGDVVEINKLLLAFFTEFKASRQRDVERATFTYKELYTQEKDVFAPVRGEWYTLTTALTKLLNLVRDVEKALDELDDDKLSGLAEISTRIKSWREMMNQTLAVMDRQAAADDSDLIYWFEILPKSDVVAVKFVQVPLEIGKQMQDRLYEEMSSIIFTSGTLSVDGSFNYLLNRLGLRGHDRLQEKTYPSPFYYEEQARIFVPTFMGPQYAENYTTEVLFLLEKIWKTHPVGTMILFTSYTMLLNWQEELEDRIKGSGRHLLVQSSRVSRLDLINQFRKYPGSILLATDSFWQGIDLPGDALQLLVIAKLPFSVPSDPIVRANSNALKAAGENDFMGYSVPEAAIKYKQGVGRLIRSTTDFGAIISLDERIFTKRYGEYFRNSTPIPHVPARSEKEMVELVRAWFTSHGVKARS, from the coding sequence ATGAGTTTTGCTGAATATTTACAGGGCATTGGCCTGGGAACCTTTGTTTCATTTGATCTTGAAACAACTGGACTGGATCCCAATAAAGATTATGTAATTGAATTTGGTGCCGTAAAAGTGGTCGATGGTGTTCCTGCGGAACGCTTTCAGCAGTTTATCAAACCACCTGTCAGGATCCCGAAATTTATTCAGAAGCTGACCGGTATCACTGATGAGATGGTCCAGGATGCACCCACTTTTGAAGAGATTGTGGATGACCTTTATGATTTTCTGGGTGATCATCCCCTGGTAGCTCATAACATCTACTTTGATCATAACTTTCTTAATGTCAAACGGGAAGATATTGATGGTATCCCTTTAAATAATGATCTGATGGATACCTTGAGCCTGGTCAGGACCATGCGTTATGATATGATCAATCATAAATTGGGCACAGTGGCAGAATTCTATGGATTGTCAAAAGAAGGTGCCCATCGAGCAGACTACGATGCAGATCTGGTCGCAGACATTCTCTTGATCCTGCTCTCTGAAATGCATCGAATTCCCAATGAAGTTCTGGAAGTTCTGGTTAAAGTCATGGACGGAACCGATCTGCCGAATGAAACGCTATATCGACGCATGCTGGATTGGACTGCCAGCGGGCGCAATTTGGGTGAGCTGGAAAAATATCCCCGGATTCCGTTGCCGAATAAACCTAACATCAGACACCACACGACAGATGGATCGTATCCCGATCTTGAGCAAATATTTTCAGAGGATGGCCTGCTCTCGCAGCATCTGGAGTCTTATGAACCACGAGCAACCCAGGTTGCTTTGGCTCAGGATATCCAGACAGCCATGCGCAATGATGAATTCCTCGTGGCAGAAGCCGGGACCGGTGTGGGGAAGAGTCTGGCCTATGCTATCCCAGCTGTATTGACTCGCCACGAATTGAATGAAGATGAACCGGTCTTCATCAGTTGTAATACCAAGAATCTTCAGGATCAGCTCTTCCATAAAGAGATTCCGTTCATTCAAGAAAAACTGGGACTTCCACTTCGGGCTTTACTTTTGAAGGGTCGCAATAATTATCTATGTAAGACGAAGTGGCAACGCGGTTTGCGTGATATTGCCTGGCGTTTTAATCGTCGCGAGAAAGAAGGACTGCAGACCCTGGTTGTGTGGGCACATGAAACACTCACCGGGGATATTGACGAACACAATGGTTTCCATACTATTGGGCACGCTTTGGTCTGGTCAAAACTGAATAGCGAACCGGGTTTTTGCACAACCCAGGTATGTGCACCAAATGACTTCTGTTATCTGGGCAAGCTACGGCAGGAGTCGGCTAAAGCAGACCTGGTGGTTGTCAATCATTCACTGCTATTGGCGGATGCTGCCTCTGATCATGGAATTTTACCGAGCTACCAACGGTTGATAGTCGATGAAGCCCAGCTACTGGAAAAAACGGCTTACCAGTTCTTTGCCTCGGAATTTTCCTATAAAAGCCTGCGCATCCAAATGGATCAACTCTATTACAAAGGTCGCAGTAAAAGTGGTCTGGACATCGAGCTTAAGCATTTGATGGTTCCTCTGGGTGATGGTCAGAAACAGGGCATTACCGGATATCTGGATCAACTGGAAGGCGATGTGGTTGAGATAAATAAACTACTCCTTGCATTTTTTACAGAATTCAAAGCCAGCCGTCAGCGTGATGTTGAGCGGGCTACCTTTACCTACAAAGAACTTTACACTCAGGAAAAAGATGTTTTTGCACCAGTGCGAGGCGAATGGTACACGCTGACAACAGCATTGACAAAATTGCTTAACCTGGTTCGTGATGTTGAGAAAGCACTGGATGAGCTGGACGACGACAAGCTGTCGGGTTTGGCTGAGATAAGCACTCGGATCAAATCCTGGCGGGAAATGATGAACCAGACTCTGGCTGTCATGGATCGTCAGGCTGCTGCAGATGATTCAGATCTGATCTACTGGTTTGAGATCTTGCCTAAGAGTGATGTTGTTGCAGTTAAATTTGTTCAGGTCCCTCTGGAAATAGGAAAACAGATGCAGGACAGACTCTATGAAGAGATGTCCTCGATCATCTTCACTTCTGGCACCTTAAGCGTGGATGGCAGCTTCAATTACCTGTTAAACCGATTGGGTCTGCGTGGACACGATCGTTTGCAGGAAAAGACCTATCCTTCTCCTTTTTACTATGAAGAACAAGCCCGGATATTCGTGCCCACTTTTATGGGACCCCAATATGCCGAGAATTATACCACTGAAGTACTTTTTCTATTGGAAAAGATCTGGAAAACCCATCCAGTTGGCACGATGATTCTCTTTACCAGCTATACCATGCTTTTGAATTGGCAGGAAGAATTGGAGGATCGGATAAAGGGATCGGGTCGTCACTTGTTGGTCCAGTCAAGCCGAGTCTCTCGTCTGGATCTGATCAATCAATTCCGGAAATATCCCGGGAGTATTTTGTTGGCCACAGATAGTTTCTGGCAGGGGATTGATCTACCAGGTGATGCTTTACAGTTATTGGTTATTGCAAAATTACCCTTTTCTGTACCCTCAGATCCCATCGTAAGAGCTAATAGTAATGCCTTGAAGGCTGCCGGTGAGAATGACTTTATGGGCTATAGCGTTCCGGAAGCCGCCATTAAATACAAACAGGGGGTTGGCAGACTCATTCGGAGTACAACTGATTTCGGAGCGATCATTTCACTGGACGAGCGTATATTTACCAAACGATATGGGGAATATTTTCGGAATTCAACACCGATTCCACACGTACCAGCCCGATCTGAGAAGGAAATGGTGGAACTGGTTAGAGCTTGGTTCACATCACATGGAGTCAAAGCCCGGAGTTGA
- the obgE gene encoding GTPase ObgE, giving the protein MRFVDYVKIRVAAGAGGNGIVAFRREKFVPKGGPAGGNGGNGGSVILKVNIQLHTLQDIRYHRIYKAERGKHGEGSLRHGKKGEDIIIEVPAGTIVKDGTSGEVLADLQMDGESLVAARGGWGGRGNAKFATSTHQTPREFELGKAGQERELDLELKVLADVGLVGFPNAGKSTLLARVSQAKPKIADYPFTTLTPNLGIVKSGEYSSFVMADIPGLIEGAHEGKGLGTQFLKHVERCSVLLFMVDANDEDPSKSYQLLYEEVQKFSPELLKRQRLLAITKMDATVGVPKISTFEPIDILPISSVSGEGVEALIKALVKNISG; this is encoded by the coding sequence ATGAGATTTGTTGATTATGTAAAAATAAGAGTAGCAGCAGGAGCTGGCGGGAATGGCATCGTCGCTTTTCGTCGTGAAAAATTTGTGCCCAAGGGTGGTCCGGCTGGTGGCAATGGTGGCAATGGCGGTAGTGTGATCCTCAAGGTCAATATCCAGCTGCATACATTGCAGGATATTCGCTACCATCGCATTTACAAAGCTGAACGCGGGAAACATGGCGAAGGTAGTCTCAGGCATGGCAAAAAGGGTGAAGATATCATCATTGAAGTACCGGCAGGAACTATTGTAAAAGATGGAACAAGCGGTGAGGTGCTGGCAGACCTGCAAATGGACGGTGAGTCTTTAGTAGCGGCCAGAGGAGGCTGGGGTGGTCGTGGAAACGCGAAGTTTGCGACCTCAACTCATCAAACCCCCCGAGAATTCGAGCTGGGAAAAGCAGGGCAGGAGCGAGAGCTTGATCTTGAGCTAAAAGTACTGGCCGATGTTGGTCTGGTGGGCTTTCCAAATGCAGGAAAATCGACCCTGCTGGCTCGTGTTAGTCAAGCAAAACCAAAGATCGCCGACTATCCTTTCACAACTCTGACCCCAAATCTAGGCATTGTTAAATCAGGTGAATACAGCAGCTTTGTCATGGCTGACATTCCTGGTCTTATTGAAGGAGCCCATGAAGGCAAAGGTCTGGGAACTCAATTTTTAAAGCACGTGGAACGATGCAGTGTTTTGCTGTTTATGGTGGATGCCAATGATGAAGACCCTTCCAAGTCCTACCAGTTACTCTATGAAGAAGTCCAGAAATTCAGTCCTGAACTGTTGAAACGTCAGCGACTCCTGGCGATCACCAAAATGGATGCAACCGTCGGAGTGCCCAAGATTTCCACTTTTGAGCCAATCGATATCCTGCCCATCTCTTCAGTGAGTGGCGAGGGCGTTGAAGCCTTGATCAAAGCCCTGGTGAAGAACATCAGTGGATAA
- the dprA gene encoding DNA-processing protein DprA yields the protein MDNYFSDIIRLLGISGVGPRKTMDLHHKFGSISGIFSASAKQLMEVPGIHQKIAQSILQPVDEKLVAGQIKLIEKFEVKLITYWDDPYPDMLKQIYDPPVVLFCRGDIDLLNTRGIGMVGTRTPTSYGKEVAAEFSSQLVNRGYTLVSGVAKGVDAIVHRSALQAKGKTIAVLGNGIDRIYPAENRELYQDIGSQGLLISEFLMGSKPDAQNFPRRNRIISGLSAGTVVVEAAEKSGSLITAYFALDQNREVFAVPGNIKSRQSHGTHHLIRQGAKLVESVDDILEELGEKYRLGSSHGQQELIISTDPQEAAILKHLSGPDAVHIDDLSSLSGQTTFALLGTLLQMEMKGLVQQYPGKYFKQK from the coding sequence GTGGATAACTATTTTTCTGATATAATTCGTTTACTGGGGATTTCCGGAGTGGGTCCCAGGAAGACCATGGATCTACACCATAAATTTGGTTCCATCTCTGGTATTTTTTCTGCCTCTGCAAAACAATTGATGGAAGTACCTGGGATTCATCAGAAAATAGCTCAGTCGATTCTTCAACCAGTCGATGAAAAGCTTGTGGCTGGTCAGATCAAGCTGATTGAAAAGTTTGAGGTAAAGCTGATCACTTATTGGGATGATCCATATCCGGATATGTTAAAACAGATCTATGATCCACCTGTTGTGCTCTTTTGCCGCGGAGATATTGACCTGCTGAACACACGTGGTATTGGTATGGTCGGTACCCGTACTCCCACCTCATATGGAAAGGAAGTAGCTGCAGAATTCAGCTCACAACTGGTCAATCGCGGATATACACTGGTTTCAGGTGTTGCTAAAGGAGTTGATGCAATTGTACACAGATCGGCTTTGCAGGCCAAAGGCAAGACTATTGCAGTGCTTGGGAATGGTATCGACCGGATCTATCCAGCAGAAAATCGAGAACTGTACCAGGATATTGGATCCCAAGGGCTCTTGATCTCAGAATTCCTCATGGGCTCAAAGCCTGATGCACAAAACTTTCCCCGACGAAACAGGATCATATCAGGTCTTTCTGCTGGCACAGTAGTGGTTGAAGCGGCTGAGAAAAGTGGATCTTTGATCACGGCTTATTTTGCTCTGGATCAAAACCGGGAAGTCTTTGCAGTCCCTGGAAATATCAAGAGCCGTCAAAGTCACGGAACCCACCATTTGATTCGTCAGGGAGCCAAGTTGGTGGAGAGCGTTGATGACATTCTGGAGGAACTGGGTGAAAAGTATCGCCTGGGCAGCTCCCATGGCCAACAGGAGTTGATTATCAGTACCGATCCACAGGAAGCGGCGATTCTGAAACATCTTTCTGGACCTGATGCAGTTCATATTGATGATCTCTCCAGCTTGTCAGGGCAGACGACCTTTGCGCTACTCGGCACGCTGCTGCAGATGGAAATGAAGGGTCTCGTCCAGCAATATCCTGGAAAATATTTTAAGCAGAAGTGA
- a CDS encoding M18 family aminopeptidase produces MPTQIISDLIKYLDQSVTAYHAVISAEKELKAKGFIQLFEKDAWDLSSSGKYYVIRGESALLAWQMGNGDQPGVRLIGAHTDSPGLHLKPHAQYSNSGYLQLGVEVYGGPLLASWTDRDLSLAGRVVIKDNGQLKVTPFRSDRVLLRVPQLAIHLNREVNEKGLLLNKQDHMPPILALESVSGTPADENLIHTLLAEELGIKSEAIVNWQLECYDTQKAQLSGLHEELLVSGRIDNLTMCHTAIQALTKKEFISPQTTMIALFDNEEIGSATQNGAASAFIRDIIHRVVDTDDTRHALQRGLANSLCISADGAHAVHPNYAKFHDPQHSVKMNQGPVIKVNANHRYATSAITAAVFEQLAEDVNVPVQHYIHKTDLPCGSTIGPITESGLGIPVVDAGNAMLSMHSIRETAGAADHEMMFKIMQQFFTKTELYSV; encoded by the coding sequence ATGCCGACACAAATCATCTCAGATCTGATAAAATATCTTGACCAGAGCGTAACGGCGTATCATGCTGTGATATCGGCTGAAAAAGAATTGAAGGCAAAAGGTTTTATTCAGCTTTTCGAAAAAGATGCCTGGGATCTAAGCTCTTCGGGAAAATACTATGTGATCAGGGGCGAAAGTGCCCTGTTGGCCTGGCAAATGGGGAATGGTGATCAACCTGGTGTACGCTTGATTGGTGCCCACACGGATTCCCCGGGTCTGCACTTAAAGCCGCATGCCCAGTATAGTAATTCGGGTTATCTGCAATTGGGAGTCGAGGTTTATGGTGGTCCACTATTGGCCAGTTGGACAGATCGTGATCTTTCACTGGCCGGGCGAGTTGTTATTAAAGATAACGGACAACTAAAGGTCACTCCCTTTCGATCTGACAGGGTCTTGTTACGCGTTCCTCAATTGGCCATACATCTGAATCGTGAAGTCAATGAAAAGGGATTATTACTAAACAAACAAGATCACATGCCACCTATTCTTGCACTTGAAAGTGTTTCAGGGACTCCAGCCGATGAAAATCTGATACACACCCTGCTCGCGGAAGAGCTTGGGATAAAGTCAGAGGCCATTGTCAACTGGCAGTTGGAGTGCTATGACACTCAAAAAGCCCAGTTAAGCGGACTGCATGAAGAATTGTTGGTAAGTGGACGAATAGATAACCTGACCATGTGCCATACGGCCATTCAGGCGCTTACCAAAAAAGAATTCATAAGTCCCCAGACCACTATGATCGCGTTATTTGACAATGAAGAGATCGGAAGTGCGACGCAGAATGGGGCAGCATCTGCCTTTATCCGGGATATTATTCACCGGGTGGTGGATACAGATGATACACGGCATGCCTTGCAAAGGGGATTGGCAAACAGTCTTTGTATCTCTGCTGATGGAGCCCACGCTGTACACCCGAACTATGCGAAATTCCATGATCCACAACATTCAGTGAAAATGAATCAGGGACCCGTGATCAAGGTCAATGCCAACCATCGCTATGCCACCAGTGCCATAACAGCAGCCGTATTTGAGCAATTGGCTGAAGATGTGAATGTCCCGGTTCAACATTACATCCATAAGACCGATCTGCCTTGCGGGTCAACTATTGGACCCATCACCGAGAGTGGGTTGGGAATTCCCGTAGTAGATGCCGGAAATGCCATGTTGTCAATGCACTCAATTCGCGAAACTGCCGGTGCTGCGGATCATGAAATGATGTTCAAGATCATGCAGCAGTTTTTTACTAAAACGGAACTTTATTCGGTTTAA
- the dnaX gene encoding DNA polymerase III subunit gamma/tau yields the protein MPDQESKYIVSSLKYRPQTFEDVVGQEHVSRTLRNALQRQRLANGYIFTGPRGVGKTTSARILAKAINCENPNDGNPCNECNHCIEITSGRSLDVFEVDGASTRGIDAIRELREVVKYPPANSNYRVYIIDEVHMLTKEAFNALLKTLEEPPPQVLFIFATTEPQKVPLTILSRCQRYDFRMISTETMVARLKMISEREGISISNDGLALIARKAAGSLRDSLSLLDQVSAFAEDEASLELVRRVLGVLDVTIYFDIIHHIASQSSENVITQSNLLFSRGISITEFLQGLSDHIRNLLVVKVAGITSFLDVADSDVAAYEEQAGYFEERDLIRMQTLVLETLRDQRFVSNQIVSVELMLLKLARSTRALDLDAVLNGTTLPLSRDIPKPKPVKLPEPEKITQTAKPKIKPVPSKPDTQEQTPQIKPVEEAASTPLPQVEEKTEKSQVTPALVVHSEPAENISKHTAPASDSTGLEGTKPDETISLETIVKGWDTFVERLGKAGRSTSAFMSEGSPTVFEQGCLTIAFAPEQRYHIQTLNKTINTIQDIASELFRTRMVIKLVEQNGHKPKERKEDELLAHPTSQHLLDIFDGEIIDD from the coding sequence GTGCCTGATCAAGAATCAAAATATATTGTTTCTTCCCTGAAATACAGACCACAGACCTTTGAGGATGTTGTTGGTCAGGAACATGTTTCGCGCACACTGCGCAATGCCTTACAGCGTCAACGTTTGGCTAATGGGTACATCTTTACCGGACCCCGGGGAGTAGGTAAAACCACCTCAGCCAGAATCCTGGCCAAGGCCATAAATTGTGAGAACCCAAATGATGGAAATCCTTGTAATGAGTGTAACCATTGTATTGAAATCACTTCTGGTCGCAGTCTGGATGTGTTCGAAGTGGATGGTGCCTCTACCCGCGGGATCGATGCTATCAGGGAGTTGCGAGAAGTCGTTAAATATCCGCCTGCCAACTCAAATTATCGGGTTTATATCATCGATGAAGTGCACATGCTCACCAAGGAAGCCTTCAATGCCTTGTTGAAGACTCTGGAGGAGCCACCCCCGCAAGTGCTCTTTATTTTTGCCACTACAGAGCCTCAAAAAGTACCCCTGACCATTCTATCCAGATGCCAACGCTATGATTTTAGAATGATCTCGACTGAAACCATGGTTGCCAGACTGAAGATGATCAGCGAACGCGAAGGGATATCCATTTCAAACGATGGGTTAGCCCTCATCGCTCGTAAAGCAGCAGGCAGTCTACGTGATTCACTCAGCTTGCTTGATCAAGTATCAGCCTTTGCTGAGGATGAAGCTTCATTGGAATTGGTCAGACGCGTGCTGGGGGTTCTGGATGTTACGATCTACTTTGATATCATACATCATATTGCCAGTCAGTCATCGGAAAATGTGATCACTCAGTCCAACCTGCTTTTTTCACGTGGCATTAGCATTACGGAGTTTTTGCAAGGGCTTAGTGATCATATCAGGAACCTTTTAGTGGTAAAAGTGGCCGGGATCACATCATTTCTTGATGTTGCTGACTCTGATGTCGCAGCTTACGAGGAACAGGCTGGTTATTTTGAGGAGAGAGACCTGATCAGAATGCAGACCCTGGTTCTGGAAACGCTTCGAGACCAGCGATTTGTGAGTAATCAGATTGTTTCTGTTGAACTTATGCTGTTAAAACTCGCCCGAAGTACCCGGGCTCTGGATCTGGATGCTGTACTCAATGGGACAACACTGCCTCTATCCAGAGATATTCCAAAACCAAAGCCCGTTAAGCTGCCGGAACCTGAAAAGATCACTCAAACAGCCAAGCCCAAGATCAAACCCGTCCCATCAAAACCTGATACACAGGAACAAACACCTCAGATTAAACCGGTCGAGGAAGCTGCTTCAACACCTCTACCTCAAGTCGAGGAAAAAACTGAAAAGAGCCAGGTCACTCCTGCGCTGGTAGTTCATTCTGAACCAGCCGAAAATATTTCTAAGCATACTGCACCGGCCAGTGATTCAACTGGGTTGGAGGGTACGAAGCCTGATGAAACGATCTCTCTGGAAACCATAGTTAAGGGATGGGATACCTTTGTTGAAAGACTGGGAAAAGCAGGACGCTCTACCAGTGCCTTCATGAGTGAGGGATCACCGACAGTATTTGAACAGGGTTGCCTGACTATCGCCTTTGCGCCTGAACAGAGATACCACATTCAAACCCTGAACAAAACCATCAATACAATTCAGGATATAGCCAGTGAGCTCTTCCGAACCAGAATGGTCATCAAACTGGTCGAACAGAATGGTCACAAACCAAAAGAGCGTAAAGAAGATGAGTTACTGGCCCATCCTACATCGCAGCACCTTCTGGATATATTTGATGGTGAGATCATTGATGATTAA
- a CDS encoding YbaB/EbfC family nucleoid-associated protein: MPKGGMGNLLKQAQKMQKDMEKAQEELASIEVDGSAGGGMVKVRANAKIQILSIKIEPDVLEDDVDMVEDLVLAAVNQALTNAQDAASSRMGQVTGGMMGGMGGLNIPGLG; encoded by the coding sequence ATGCCAAAAGGCGGAATGGGCAATCTGTTAAAACAAGCTCAAAAGATGCAAAAAGATATGGAAAAGGCTCAGGAAGAACTGGCCTCCATCGAAGTTGACGGCTCAGCCGGAGGCGGTATGGTGAAGGTGAGAGCCAATGCAAAAATACAGATCCTATCGATCAAGATCGAACCGGATGTTCTGGAGGATGATGTAGATATGGTTGAAGATCTGGTATTGGCAGCTGTTAATCAAGCCCTTACCAATGCCCAGGATGCGGCTAGCTCACGTATGGGTCAGGTTACCGGTGGTATGATGGGTGGCATGGGTGGTCTAAACATTCCCGGGCTTGGATGA